A DNA window from Xanthomonas campestris pv. campestris str. ATCC 33913 contains the following coding sequences:
- a CDS encoding HAD family hydrolase, which yields MDGTVPAGAAPALRSCRHWVFDMDGTLTEAVHDFALIRKELQIPPEADILHHLAALPAAQSQAKHAWLLEHERALAEGARAAPGAVALVRALQASGCRLGLLTRNARTLAQVTLQALGLGDAFAWDDIVGRDEAAPKPAPDGLQYFARRWAVEGSALVMVGDHCNDLACGRAVGACTVLVNTPGDPWPGLADWRLRDCAQLLAQWQG from the coding sequence ATGGATGGCACCGTTCCGGCAGGGGCTGCACCGGCCTTGCGCAGCTGCCGGCATTGGGTATTCGACATGGACGGCACGCTGACCGAGGCCGTGCACGACTTCGCGCTGATCCGCAAAGAACTGCAGATCCCGCCCGAGGCGGACATCCTGCATCACCTGGCCGCCTTGCCTGCGGCGCAGTCGCAGGCCAAGCACGCCTGGCTGCTGGAGCACGAGCGCGCGCTGGCCGAAGGCGCGCGTGCTGCGCCGGGCGCGGTGGCGCTGGTGCGTGCGCTGCAGGCAAGCGGCTGCCGGCTGGGCCTGCTGACGCGCAATGCCCGCACGCTGGCGCAGGTGACCTTGCAGGCGCTCGGGCTGGGCGATGCCTTTGCCTGGGACGACATCGTCGGCCGCGACGAGGCCGCACCCAAGCCCGCACCGGACGGATTGCAGTACTTCGCACGCCGCTGGGCGGTGGAAGGCAGCGCGCTGGTGATGGTGGGCGACCACTGCAATGACCTGGCCTGCGGCCGCGCGGTGGGTGCCTGCACCGTCCTGGTCAACACGCCGGGCGACCCGTGGCCCGGCCTGGCCGATTGGCGCTTGCGCGACTGCGCGCAGCTGCTGGCGCAGTGGCAGGGTTAG
- a CDS encoding M1 family metallopeptidase → MRFPFLSLSLAVSIALAGCSNESTPPASTAAAPAATAKAPVKADARNHDESSYAQPQLVVIKDLALDLKLDFDAKQIGGTATYTLDWKDKAAKQLVLDTRELSIAQVQADDGKGTLSPLQFALAPADKTFGSKLTIETPNQPAKVVITYHTAPTASGLQWLEPAMTEGKQLPFMFSQSQAIHARSWVPLQDTPSVRFTYSAHVTSRPDVMVLMSADNDPKAARDGDYSFKMPEPIPSYLLAIAAGDVVFKPISARSGVWAEPSMADKAAKEFEDTEKMIGAAEKLYGPYRWGRYDMLVLPPSFPFGGMENPRLTFATPTVIVGDKSLVSLVAHELAHSWSGNLVTNASWKDIWLNEGFTTYVQGRITEALYGNEMAEMEREIDQGDLLAEVKGMAPADQALALPPLAERDPDEALSQVAYVKGAWFLQFLEQRFGREVFDPFLRGWFDDHAFQSATTDQFVDYLNKNLLAKHPNTVSAAEVDAWLKQPGIPAFAAKARSRSFSIVDTARIAWSGSGTLPNKQVTGEWGTQEWVHFLSGMGATLKPEQLKQLDDAYHFTGTPNGEIAMRWYPLAIRSGYIDARPAAGEFIERVGRRKLVLPIYAELLKTPDGITFAEQAFEKAKPSYHPITTASVAEMIAKAKAAPPAQP, encoded by the coding sequence ATGCGCTTCCCGTTCCTGTCGCTGTCCCTGGCCGTGTCCATTGCATTGGCCGGCTGTTCCAACGAATCCACGCCGCCGGCGTCCACTGCCGCCGCCCCGGCCGCCACCGCCAAGGCTCCCGTGAAAGCAGACGCCCGCAACCACGACGAAAGCTCCTACGCCCAGCCGCAGCTGGTGGTCATCAAGGACCTGGCGCTGGATCTGAAGCTGGATTTCGACGCCAAGCAGATCGGCGGCACCGCCACCTACACGCTGGACTGGAAGGACAAGGCCGCCAAGCAACTGGTGCTGGACACGCGCGAGCTCAGCATTGCCCAGGTGCAGGCCGACGATGGCAAGGGCACGCTGTCGCCACTGCAGTTCGCGCTGGCGCCGGCCGACAAGACCTTCGGCAGCAAGCTCACCATCGAAACCCCCAACCAGCCGGCCAAGGTCGTCATCACCTACCACACCGCGCCCACCGCATCGGGCCTGCAGTGGTTGGAGCCGGCGATGACCGAAGGCAAGCAACTGCCTTTCATGTTCAGCCAGTCGCAGGCGATCCATGCGCGCAGCTGGGTGCCGCTGCAGGACACCCCGAGCGTGCGCTTCACCTATAGCGCGCATGTGACCTCGCGCCCGGACGTGATGGTGCTGATGAGCGCCGACAATGACCCCAAGGCCGCGCGCGACGGCGACTACAGCTTCAAGATGCCCGAGCCGATTCCCTCGTATCTGCTGGCGATCGCTGCCGGTGATGTGGTGTTCAAGCCGATCTCCGCGCGCTCGGGCGTGTGGGCCGAGCCGAGCATGGCCGACAAGGCTGCGAAGGAATTCGAAGACACCGAGAAGATGATCGGTGCCGCCGAGAAACTCTACGGCCCGTATCGCTGGGGCCGTTACGACATGCTGGTGCTGCCGCCGTCGTTCCCGTTCGGTGGCATGGAGAACCCGCGCCTGACCTTCGCCACGCCGACGGTGATCGTGGGCGACAAGTCGCTGGTGTCGCTGGTGGCGCACGAGCTGGCGCATAGCTGGTCGGGCAACCTGGTGACCAATGCGAGCTGGAAGGACATCTGGCTGAACGAAGGGTTCACCACCTACGTGCAGGGCCGCATCACCGAAGCGCTGTACGGCAACGAGATGGCCGAGATGGAGCGCGAGATCGACCAGGGTGATTTGCTGGCCGAAGTGAAGGGCATGGCGCCGGCCGACCAGGCCCTGGCGCTGCCGCCGCTGGCCGAGCGCGACCCGGATGAAGCGCTGAGCCAGGTGGCCTACGTCAAGGGCGCGTGGTTCCTGCAGTTCCTGGAACAGCGCTTCGGGCGCGAGGTGTTCGACCCGTTCCTGCGTGGCTGGTTCGACGATCATGCGTTCCAGAGCGCGACCACCGACCAGTTCGTCGACTATCTCAACAAGAACCTGCTGGCCAAGCATCCCAACACGGTGAGCGCGGCCGAAGTGGACGCCTGGTTGAAGCAGCCGGGCATCCCGGCCTTCGCCGCCAAGGCACGCTCGCGCAGCTTCTCGATCGTGGACACCGCACGTATCGCCTGGAGCGGTAGCGGCACGCTGCCCAACAAGCAGGTCACCGGCGAATGGGGCACGCAGGAGTGGGTGCATTTCCTCAGCGGCATGGGCGCGACTTTGAAGCCCGAACAACTCAAGCAGCTGGACGATGCCTACCACTTCACCGGCACGCCCAACGGCGAGATCGCCATGCGCTGGTATCCGTTGGCGATCCGCAGCGGCTACATCGATGCACGCCCGGCCGCGGGCGAGTTCATCGAACGCGTCGGCCGTCGCAAGCTGGTGCTGCCGATCTATGCCGAGCTGCTGAAGACCCCGGACGGCATCACCTTCGCCGAGCAGGCCTTCGAAAAGGCCAAGCCGAGCTACCACCCGATCACCACCGCGTCGGTGGCCGAGATGATCGCCAAGGCCAAGGCCGCGCCGCCAGCGCAGCCGTAA
- a CDS encoding GGDEF domain-containing protein, which translates to MRLYAGLSRLFPRSFSAKLLAVTFVGIHLPLLLLIAWLAAQSELDGRPLWSVVIVALLATLAGTALTLSALYRLLAPLRIAADALDAYYADQRLPTLPEHGDDELGRLLRGINRSLRGIDAGMRDLKRHALFDPLTEALNRRGCEQAMRDSVTAAQREGWPFVLFVLDMDNLKPINDRFGHLAGDRVLVRLVESAYGWLGAQDWIGRWGGDEFLIGVHASEDEATLKLNQWLSMLEREDAEEAPLHVSAGSAVCEVGIDATELYRRADAAMYRAKFSGGRRLVRDGHDAPRSHPVA; encoded by the coding sequence ATGCGCTTGTACGCCGGGCTGTCGCGCCTGTTTCCCCGCTCCTTCAGCGCCAAGCTGTTGGCGGTGACGTTCGTCGGCATCCATCTGCCTTTGTTGTTGCTGATCGCCTGGCTGGCCGCGCAAAGCGAGCTGGACGGGCGGCCGCTGTGGTCGGTGGTGATCGTGGCCTTGCTGGCCACGCTGGCCGGCACCGCATTGACGCTCTCGGCGCTGTATCGCTTGCTGGCGCCGCTGCGCATCGCCGCCGATGCGCTGGATGCGTACTACGCCGATCAACGCTTGCCCACGCTGCCCGAGCACGGCGATGACGAACTGGGCCGCCTGTTGCGCGGCATCAACCGCAGCCTGCGCGGCATCGACGCGGGCATGCGCGATCTCAAGCGGCACGCGCTGTTCGACCCGCTTACCGAAGCCCTGAATCGCCGCGGTTGCGAGCAGGCCATGCGCGATTCGGTGACCGCCGCGCAACGCGAAGGCTGGCCGTTCGTGCTGTTCGTGCTGGACATGGACAACCTCAAGCCGATCAACGACCGCTTCGGCCACCTGGCCGGCGACCGCGTGCTGGTGCGCCTGGTCGAATCGGCCTACGGCTGGCTGGGTGCGCAGGACTGGATCGGCCGCTGGGGCGGCGACGAATTCCTGATCGGCGTGCATGCCTCCGAAGACGAAGCCACGCTCAAGCTCAATCAGTGGCTGTCGATGCTGGAGCGCGAAGATGCCGAAGAGGCGCCGCTGCACGTGAGCGCCGGCAGTGCGGTGTGCGAGGTGGGGATCGACGCCACCGAGCTGTATCGGCGTGCGGATGCGGCGATGTACCGCGCCAAGTTCTCCGGTGGCCGGCGGCTGGTGCGCGATGGCCACGACGCCCCGCGCAGCCATCCGGTGGCGTGA
- the ubiE gene encoding bifunctional demethylmenaquinone methyltransferase/2-methoxy-6-polyprenyl-1,4-benzoquinol methylase UbiE: MSESPYTSGTTHFGFRDVAAKDKQKLVGEVFTSVARNYDLMNDLMSLGIHRAWKRYFVATAQVKPGDRVLDLAGGTGDIAVLLKERVGNEGAVVLGDINAGMLSVGRDRLTNRGLVAGFDYVQCNAEALPFPDQSFDLVTISFGLRNVTDKDAALREMYRVLKVGGQARVLEFSEVTADWFKPIYDFHSFKILPKLGQLFARDADSYQYLAESIRKHPPQDSLKGMMGEAGFARCHYKNLTGGIVAIHSGYKI; encoded by the coding sequence ATGAGCGAATCTCCCTACACCTCCGGTACTACCCATTTCGGCTTCCGCGACGTCGCAGCAAAGGACAAGCAGAAGCTGGTCGGCGAAGTGTTCACCTCGGTCGCACGCAACTACGACCTGATGAACGATCTGATGAGCCTGGGCATCCACCGTGCGTGGAAGCGCTACTTCGTGGCCACCGCGCAGGTGAAGCCGGGCGACCGCGTGCTGGATCTGGCCGGCGGTACCGGCGATATCGCCGTGCTGCTCAAGGAGCGCGTGGGCAACGAAGGCGCGGTGGTGCTGGGCGACATCAACGCCGGGATGCTCTCGGTGGGCCGCGACCGCCTGACCAACCGCGGCCTGGTGGCCGGCTTCGATTACGTGCAATGCAATGCCGAAGCGCTGCCGTTCCCGGATCAGAGCTTCGACCTGGTGACCATCTCCTTCGGCCTGCGCAACGTCACCGACAAGGACGCCGCGCTGCGCGAGATGTACCGCGTGTTGAAGGTAGGTGGACAGGCACGCGTGCTCGAATTTTCCGAAGTCACCGCCGACTGGTTCAAGCCGATCTACGACTTCCATTCGTTCAAGATCCTGCCCAAGCTGGGCCAGCTGTTCGCGCGCGATGCCGACAGCTACCAGTACCTGGCCGAGAGCATCCGCAAGCACCCGCCGCAGGATTCGCTCAAGGGCATGATGGGCGAGGCAGGCTTTGCGCGGTGCCACTACAAGAATCTCACCGGCGGCATCGTGGCTATCCATTCCGGCTACAAGATCTGA
- a CDS encoding MFS transporter, translating to MRDKYVQRDWQPHEKPTLPGSASTPLHPTRRRIQYGLVGVVVALTGGLSNALVTANLPYLQGTLGAYATEMAWLPAAYVMTNMSANLLLVKFRQQFGLRRFTEIFLALYAVIAFAHLFVHSLSSAITVRAAHGLVGAALSSLGLYYVIQAFPAKYRLKAVVTGLGLTQLALPLARVFSTDLLEFGEWQGLYLFEFGLAVFALACVLALKLPPSDRYRVFEPLDFLTFSLFAAGAAGLAAVLSLGRLLWWTSTPWLGVVLAASIVLLCAAAWIEHNRRNPMINTRWLASADMLRLGLAILLIRLVLSEQSTGAIGFFQTLGLANTQLQTLFALMLLGAVVGVVASALLINPARIAEHLIIAVAAICIGCFMDARATSLTRPEQMYVSQFLLAFGSTFFVGPAMVAGIGRVVTQPRNLISFIVLFGMAQNMGGLLGSALLGTLQVVREKYHSSQLVEHLVLTDPQVAARVQAYASVYGRAIGDPALRQAQGVRALGTVATREANVLAYNDVFLLIGCIAIATGLWILSVLVWRRYLRPPVAPSPSVPTARP from the coding sequence GTGCGCGACAAGTACGTTCAGCGCGACTGGCAGCCCCATGAGAAGCCCACCCTGCCCGGGTCGGCCTCCACGCCGCTGCACCCGACCCGGCGACGCATCCAGTACGGCCTGGTCGGCGTGGTGGTGGCGCTGACCGGTGGGCTGAGCAATGCGCTGGTCACTGCCAACCTGCCCTATCTGCAAGGCACGCTGGGGGCGTACGCCACTGAAATGGCCTGGCTGCCGGCCGCCTACGTGATGACCAACATGTCGGCCAACCTGCTGCTGGTGAAGTTCCGCCAGCAGTTCGGGCTGCGGCGGTTCACCGAGATCTTCCTGGCGCTGTATGCGGTGATTGCCTTCGCGCACCTGTTCGTGCACAGCCTGAGTTCGGCCATCACCGTGCGGGCCGCCCACGGGCTGGTGGGCGCGGCGCTCAGCTCGTTGGGGCTGTACTACGTGATCCAGGCGTTCCCGGCCAAATACCGGCTCAAGGCGGTGGTGACCGGGCTGGGGCTCACCCAGCTGGCACTGCCACTGGCGCGGGTGTTTTCCACCGACCTGCTGGAATTTGGCGAATGGCAGGGGCTGTATCTGTTCGAATTCGGCCTGGCGGTGTTTGCGCTGGCCTGCGTGCTGGCGCTCAAGCTGCCGCCGAGCGACCGGTACCGCGTATTCGAGCCGTTGGACTTCCTCACCTTCAGCCTGTTCGCTGCCGGCGCGGCGGGATTGGCCGCGGTGCTCTCGCTGGGCCGGCTGCTGTGGTGGACCAGCACGCCGTGGCTGGGCGTGGTGCTGGCGGCCTCCATCGTGCTGCTGTGCGCGGCCGCATGGATCGAACACAACCGCCGCAATCCGATGATCAACACGCGCTGGCTGGCCAGTGCCGACATGCTGCGCCTGGGCCTGGCAATCCTGCTGATCCGCCTGGTGCTGTCCGAACAGAGCACCGGTGCGATCGGCTTCTTCCAGACTCTGGGGTTGGCGAACACCCAATTGCAGACCTTGTTCGCGCTGATGTTGCTGGGCGCGGTGGTGGGCGTGGTGGCCAGTGCCTTGCTGATCAATCCGGCGCGCATTGCAGAGCACCTGATCATCGCGGTGGCGGCGATCTGCATCGGCTGCTTCATGGATGCGCGCGCCACCAGCCTGACCCGGCCGGAACAGATGTATGTCAGCCAGTTTCTGCTGGCGTTCGGCAGCACCTTCTTCGTGGGCCCGGCGATGGTGGCCGGCATCGGCCGCGTAGTCACCCAGCCGCGCAACCTGATCAGTTTCATCGTGTTGTTCGGCATGGCGCAGAACATGGGCGGCCTGCTCGGCAGCGCGCTGCTGGGCACGCTGCAGGTGGTGCGCGAGAAATATCACTCCAGCCAATTGGTCGAGCACCTGGTGCTCACCGACCCACAGGTGGCCGCGCGCGTGCAGGCCTATGCCAGCGTGTACGGGCGCGCGATCGGCGACCCGGCCCTGCGCCAGGCGCAAGGCGTGCGTGCACTGGGCACGGTGGCCACCCGCGAAGCCAACGTACTGGCCTATAACGATGTGTTCCTGTTGATCGGCTGCATTGCCATTGCCACCGGGTTGTGGATTCTCTCCGTGCTGGTGTGGCGCCGTTATCTGCGCCCGCCGGTTGCCCCCTCTCCTTCTGTTCCGACTGCGCGCCCATGA